The following are from one region of the Cellulomonas sp. WB94 genome:
- a CDS encoding aldo/keto reductase — MQQRTLGERTVSAIGLGGMPMSIEGRPDEARSIATIHAALDAGVTLIDTADAYHRDAGEVGHNEELIARALREYGADTSDVIVATKGGHLRPGDGTWTQNGDPAYLKEAAKASAKRLGLEAIGLYQFHRPDTRVPYADSVGALVELLDEGVIVRAGISNADVGQIDLADEILGGRLVSVQNQFSPRFRSSLGELEHCARRGIAFLPWSPLGGIAGSAELATRQQAFARVAADHGVSVYQVTLAWELALAPVVIPIPGASRPESIRDSAGAPDVSLTPAEIAALSQA; from the coding sequence ATGCAGCAGCGCACCCTCGGCGAGCGGACGGTCTCGGCGATCGGCCTGGGCGGCATGCCCATGTCGATCGAGGGCCGGCCCGACGAAGCTCGCTCGATCGCGACGATCCACGCCGCCCTGGACGCCGGGGTCACCCTGATCGACACCGCCGACGCCTACCACCGCGACGCCGGAGAGGTGGGACACAACGAGGAGCTGATCGCCCGCGCCCTGCGCGAGTACGGCGCCGACACCTCCGACGTGATCGTCGCGACCAAGGGCGGACACCTGCGACCGGGCGATGGCACGTGGACGCAGAACGGCGACCCGGCCTACCTCAAGGAGGCGGCCAAGGCGTCGGCGAAGAGGCTCGGGCTCGAGGCCATCGGCCTGTACCAGTTCCACCGCCCGGACACGCGCGTGCCCTACGCCGACTCCGTCGGAGCCCTGGTCGAGCTGCTCGACGAGGGCGTCATCGTCCGCGCCGGGATATCGAACGCCGACGTCGGGCAGATCGACCTCGCCGACGAGATCCTCGGCGGACGCCTGGTCTCGGTCCAGAACCAGTTCTCACCGCGGTTCCGCTCGAGCCTCGGCGAGCTTGAGCACTGCGCGCGGCGCGGCATCGCGTTCCTGCCATGGAGCCCCCTCGGTGGCATCGCCGGTTCGGCAGAGCTAGCCACCAGGCAGCAGGCGTTCGCGCGGGTCGCCGCCGACCACGGAGTCAGCGTCTATCAGGTGACCCTGGCCTGGGAGCTGGCCCTGGCCCCCGTGGTAATCCCCATCCCGGGCGCCTCCCGTCCAGAGTCGATCCGCGACTCGGCCGGTGCGCCCGACGTGAGCCTGACGCCCGCGGAGATCGCAGCGCTCTCCCAGGCCTGA
- a CDS encoding NAD(P)-dependent oxidoreductase, which yields MDPTPTTVAVLGLGTMGLPMALNVRNAGIPTVVWNRTPPPAAVLDGLQAVPSAAGAAASAGIVVTMVADADAVLTIARDHGMLAALAPGAIWVQMSTIGVAGTAGLIELVAAERPDVVFVDAPVSGSAEPARNGTLTVSASGPVSARVALEPLFGAVGERTVWVGEAGAGSRMKLVANTWLALATEAVASSLSLAHRLGLATSAVLEALDASPLISAWQGAKLRRIAADDFSAQFALSLALKDVRLALDAAGPDSLPTLEALSAQWQRAVDEGYGNQDLTAVLAALDARA from the coding sequence ATGGACCCCACGCCGACGACGGTCGCCGTCCTTGGCCTTGGCACGATGGGTCTGCCCATGGCGCTCAATGTCCGCAACGCTGGGATCCCCACGGTCGTCTGGAACCGCACGCCACCTCCCGCTGCCGTGCTCGATGGTCTGCAGGCGGTCCCGTCCGCTGCCGGGGCGGCCGCAAGCGCGGGGATCGTCGTCACAATGGTCGCCGACGCTGACGCGGTCCTCACGATCGCGCGAGACCACGGCATGCTCGCGGCCCTTGCCCCCGGCGCCATCTGGGTGCAGATGAGCACGATCGGTGTGGCAGGCACAGCAGGACTGATCGAGCTCGTCGCCGCCGAGCGACCGGACGTCGTGTTCGTCGACGCACCCGTCTCGGGCAGCGCGGAGCCCGCGCGGAACGGGACCCTGACCGTGTCGGCGTCCGGCCCTGTCTCGGCACGCGTCGCGCTCGAACCGCTCTTCGGCGCGGTGGGGGAGCGCACGGTCTGGGTCGGGGAAGCGGGCGCGGGATCGCGCATGAAGCTCGTCGCCAACACCTGGCTCGCCCTCGCCACCGAGGCCGTCGCGTCGTCGCTGTCCCTCGCGCACCGGCTCGGCCTGGCGACCAGCGCGGTCCTCGAGGCTCTGGACGCCAGTCCGCTCATCAGCGCATGGCAGGGCGCCAAGCTCCGCCGGATCGCCGCCGACGACTTCTCAGCGCAGTTCGCCCTGTCGCTCGCGCTCAAGGACGTCCGGCTGGCGCTCGACGCGGCGGGACCGGACTCGCTCCCCACTCTCGAGGCCCTGTCGGCCCAGTGGCAGCGCGCGGTCGATGAGGGATACGGGAATCAGGACCTCACGGCCGTCCTCGCCGCTCTCGACGCCAGGGCATGA
- the mgrA gene encoding L-glyceraldehyde 3-phosphate reductase, protein MTFTPRTDRYESMRYRRVGASGLDLPAISLGLWQNFGDLSPFETQRAIVRRAFDLGITHIDLANNYGPEAGAAERNFGRILAQDLRAHRDELIISTKAGYAMWPGPYGQGGGSRKYLLASLDQSLARMGVDYVDIFYSHRFDPTTPLEETMGALDTAVRSGRALYAGISSYSPRKTREAARILRELGTPLLIHQPSYSMVNRWIESEGLLDALSEVGAGCIAFSPLAQGMLTDKYLAGIPQTSRAARQTSLSPTFLSADVLAHVAALNDIAAGRGQSLAQMALAWGLRDARVTSVLVGASSVAQLEQNVGALDRLDFTAEELANIDEHAVDAHVDLWATSREV, encoded by the coding sequence ATGACCTTCACGCCCCGCACCGATCGGTACGAGTCCATGCGTTACCGGCGCGTGGGCGCCTCCGGCCTCGATCTGCCGGCCATCTCGCTCGGGCTCTGGCAGAACTTCGGCGACCTGTCCCCGTTCGAGACCCAGCGTGCCATTGTGCGGCGGGCTTTCGATCTTGGCATCACCCACATCGACCTGGCGAACAACTACGGGCCTGAGGCGGGAGCAGCCGAGCGCAACTTCGGGCGGATCCTTGCCCAGGATCTGCGCGCGCACCGTGACGAGCTGATCATCTCCACCAAGGCGGGCTACGCCATGTGGCCGGGGCCGTACGGCCAGGGGGGTGGGTCGCGCAAGTACCTGCTGGCGAGCCTCGACCAGTCGTTGGCTCGGATGGGGGTGGACTACGTCGACATCTTCTACTCCCACCGGTTCGACCCGACGACGCCGCTCGAGGAGACGATGGGCGCCCTGGACACCGCGGTGCGGTCCGGGCGGGCGCTGTATGCGGGCATCTCGTCGTACAGCCCGCGCAAGACCCGCGAGGCTGCCCGGATCTTGCGTGAGCTGGGCACTCCGCTGCTCATCCACCAGCCGTCGTATTCGATGGTCAACCGGTGGATCGAGTCCGAGGGCCTGCTCGATGCGCTGAGCGAGGTCGGCGCCGGGTGCATCGCCTTCTCCCCGCTTGCCCAGGGCATGCTCACCGACAAGTACCTCGCCGGGATCCCACAGACCTCGCGCGCGGCCCGCCAGACGTCGCTGTCCCCGACGTTCCTCAGCGCCGACGTCCTGGCCCACGTCGCAGCCCTCAACGACATCGCCGCCGGTCGCGGCCAGTCGCTGGCCCAGATGGCGCTCGCATGGGGGTTGCGGGACGCGCGCGTGACCTCGGTCCTGGTCGGGGCGAGCAGCGTCGCCCAGCTCGAGCAGAACGTCGGGGCGCTCGACCGCCTCGACTTCACCGCCGAGGAGCTCGCCAACATCGACGAGCATGCCGTCGATGCCCACGTGGACCTGTGGGCGACGTCGCGCGAGGTGTGA